From one Zhongshania sp. R06B22 genomic stretch:
- a CDS encoding glyceraldehyde-3-phosphate dehydrogenase, translated as MTERRRERPDDYFADWKEREALAEGMIPLIGKLYRTNNVKTYIYGKSLANLSVLDIMQAHRFVRQVEQNELSEFETFPVIQALATLDLGTAHIDAGRIAVAYEETGKPAGKSVEEFVRSQVAGLIGVSKEPVRPARDVVLYGFGRIGRLVARLLIEKAGGGDNLRLKAVVVRHGGAENDLVKRVSLLRRDSVHGPFNGTIRVDEDRQSFVANGVEVKVIYANSPAEVDYTKYGINDAILVDNTGKWRDTEGLSVHLGCPGISKVILTAPGKGDMKNIVHGVNSHEILPTDTIISAASCTTNAIAPPLKVLDDKFGVEGGHVETVHSYTNDQNLIDNYHKGDRRGRSAPLNMVISETGAAKAVGKVLPQLLGKLSGNAIRVPTPNVSLAILKLNLKTETTVEELNEFMRRVALHSPLRKQIDYSNSPEVVSSDFVGSRHACVFDSEATIVNGKSAVLYCWYDNEFGYSCQVHRILEQMAGVNYAVYPQD; from the coding sequence GTGACTGAAAGAAGACGTGAGCGTCCTGATGACTACTTCGCCGATTGGAAAGAGCGTGAAGCATTAGCAGAGGGGATGATTCCCCTAATTGGTAAGTTGTACCGTACCAATAACGTAAAAACCTATATCTATGGAAAGAGTCTGGCCAATCTCTCAGTTCTAGATATTATGCAAGCGCACCGCTTTGTGCGTCAGGTAGAGCAAAACGAGCTGTCAGAGTTCGAAACCTTCCCCGTCATTCAGGCATTGGCTACCCTAGATCTCGGTACTGCGCATATTGATGCAGGCCGCATTGCGGTTGCCTATGAAGAAACCGGCAAGCCAGCCGGTAAATCAGTAGAAGAATTTGTTCGCAGCCAGGTCGCAGGCTTGATTGGGGTTTCTAAAGAACCCGTTCGTCCAGCCCGCGACGTAGTGCTTTACGGCTTCGGCCGTATTGGTCGCTTAGTCGCACGCCTGCTAATTGAAAAGGCCGGTGGTGGTGACAATTTACGCTTAAAAGCCGTTGTTGTCCGCCATGGTGGCGCCGAAAACGATTTAGTGAAACGCGTAAGTCTGCTGCGTCGTGACTCGGTACACGGACCGTTTAACGGCACAATTCGTGTAGACGAAGATAGGCAGTCTTTTGTAGCTAATGGCGTCGAAGTGAAAGTTATTTACGCTAATTCGCCTGCCGAGGTTGATTACACCAAATATGGTATTAACGACGCTATTCTTGTGGATAACACTGGTAAATGGCGCGATACAGAAGGTTTATCTGTACATCTGGGCTGCCCAGGCATCTCCAAGGTTATTCTGACGGCGCCCGGTAAGGGTGATATGAAGAATATTGTTCACGGCGTCAATAGTCATGAGATCCTGCCGACGGATACGATTATTTCAGCTGCAAGCTGTACCACCAATGCCATAGCGCCACCGCTAAAGGTGTTAGATGATAAATTTGGCGTTGAGGGTGGCCACGTTGAGACGGTCCATTCGTATACCAACGACCAAAACTTAATCGATAATTACCACAAAGGTGATCGTCGCGGCCGCAGCGCGCCATTAAATATGGTTATCTCCGAAACTGGAGCCGCCAAGGCAGTTGGCAAAGTACTTCCGCAGTTATTGGGCAAGCTTAGCGGTAACGCGATTCGTGTGCCCACGCCTAATGTCTCTTTGGCTATTTTGAAGTTGAACCTGAAGACTGAGACAACGGTTGAGGAGTTGAACGAGTTTATGCGCCGGGTGGCATTGCATTCGCCGCTGCGTAAGCAGATCGATTATTCAAACTCGCCAGAAGTTGTGTCCAGCGATTTTGTCGGCTCACGTCATGCTTGTGTATTCGATAGTGAGGCGACCATTGTCAACGGCAAAAGTGCGGTGTTGTATTGCTGGTACGACAATGAATTTGGTTACAGCTGCCAGGTGCATCGCATTCTTGAGCAAATGGCCGGGGTAAATTACGCGGTTTACCCTCAGGACTAA